From Enterococcus mediterraneensis, the proteins below share one genomic window:
- a CDS encoding MurR/RpiR family transcriptional regulator has protein sequence MSTTFRSRIRSYYEDLSKGDQRLADFLLENSKEASRYSIQELAENTGLSTATISRFAKKVGYRNFQELKLTLNQVSDETNDFFLSLNDNDDYLTIAEKTCQINIHSIQATQAMLTEKDLQKTIDILLGSTTCGFFGMGGSAVVALNAYHKFLRMPIHCFHHEDFHIQLMQAAKMTAKDCAFVISHTGRNKDTMELINVLKKNDVPIIGITSYAGSPLAQASDIALISISEETFYRPEAISSVVSQLSIIDTLFLIYGIKMKTKAQKSIDKVREIIQETRL, from the coding sequence ATGAGTACCACATTCCGCAGCCGCATTCGAAGTTATTATGAGGATTTAAGTAAAGGCGACCAGCGTCTAGCCGACTTTCTTTTAGAGAACTCTAAAGAAGCCAGTCGCTATTCTATACAAGAACTTGCTGAAAATACTGGATTATCAACAGCTACAATTTCTCGATTCGCAAAAAAAGTCGGCTACCGCAATTTCCAAGAACTAAAATTGACACTCAATCAGGTTAGTGATGAAACAAATGATTTTTTCCTGTCCCTCAACGATAACGACGATTATTTAACGATCGCCGAAAAAACCTGTCAGATCAATATCCATTCCATCCAAGCAACTCAAGCGATGCTCACTGAAAAAGATTTACAAAAGACCATCGACATATTGCTTGGATCAACCACTTGCGGTTTTTTCGGGATGGGAGGATCCGCAGTAGTAGCGTTGAATGCATACCATAAATTTTTACGGATGCCGATCCATTGCTTCCACCATGAAGATTTCCATATTCAACTGATGCAGGCGGCGAAAATGACAGCTAAAGATTGCGCATTCGTGATTTCCCACACCGGACGCAACAAAGACACGATGGAATTGATCAATGTATTAAAGAAAAACGACGTGCCGATCATCGGCATCACCAGCTACGCCGGTTCACCGCTGGCACAAGCCAGTGATATCGCTTTGATCTCTATTTCCGAAGAGACCTTTTATCGACCTGAAGCAATCTCTTCTGTCGTTTCCCAACTGAGTATCATCGACACGCTTTTTCTGATTTATGGCATCAAAATGAAAACCAAAGCACAAAAATCCATTGATAAAGTTCGGGAAATCATTCAGGAGACCCGACTGTGA
- the gnd gene encoding phosphogluconate dehydrogenase (NAD(+)-dependent, decarboxylating) — protein sequence MKIGMIGLGKMGLHLTKNMLDHQIEVAAYDVSEEAVNEAVKFGAEAAKDLADLVAKLPTPKIVWTMIPAGAPTQETLQALSRYLEAGDILIDGGNSFYEDSVKNSRELAKKGIHFFDVGSSGGMEGALKGGNFMIGGPSEVFSTIEPLFEKIAAPNGYLYTGPAGSGHYLKMVHNGIEYGMMQAIGEGFDLLMHSPYDYDNEKVAEMWNHGSVVRSWLMELAANAFRKDNQLESIKGIMYSSGEGRWTVEEALKRQVPMPVIATSLMMRYRSLEDDTFTGKVVAALRNEFGGHATSKK from the coding sequence ATGAAAATCGGCATGATCGGTTTGGGAAAAATGGGTTTGCATCTGACTAAAAATATGTTGGATCATCAAATTGAAGTAGCAGCGTACGATGTCTCAGAAGAAGCCGTCAATGAAGCGGTAAAATTCGGTGCTGAAGCCGCAAAGGATCTGGCAGATTTAGTGGCTAAATTGCCGACACCTAAGATCGTCTGGACGATGATCCCAGCAGGGGCGCCTACACAGGAAACTTTGCAAGCTCTTAGCAGATATTTAGAAGCAGGAGATATTCTGATCGACGGCGGCAACTCGTTTTACGAAGATTCGGTCAAAAACAGCAGAGAACTGGCGAAGAAAGGCATTCACTTTTTTGATGTCGGCTCATCAGGGGGAATGGAAGGGGCGCTGAAAGGCGGCAACTTTATGATCGGTGGTCCAAGCGAGGTTTTCTCTACGATCGAACCATTGTTTGAAAAAATCGCGGCACCTAATGGCTATCTTTATACCGGACCTGCCGGCAGCGGCCATTATCTGAAAATGGTCCACAACGGGATCGAATACGGCATGATGCAAGCGATCGGTGAAGGCTTTGATCTGTTGATGCACAGTCCGTATGATTATGATAACGAAAAAGTGGCGGAAATGTGGAACCATGGCTCAGTGGTCCGCAGTTGGCTGATGGAATTGGCTGCGAATGCTTTTCGCAAAGACAATCAGCTAGAAAGTATCAAAGGTATTATGTATTCTTCCGGCGAAGGACGCTGGACGGTTGAAGAAGCATTGAAACGACAAGTACCAATGCCGGTGATCGCGACTTCATTGATGATGCGCTATCGTTCATTAGAAGATGATACATTTACCGGCAAAGTCGTGGCTGCACTTAGAAATGAATTTGGCGGACACGCGACATCTAAAAAATAG
- a CDS encoding beta-galactosidase → MVRFDLDRRFLHGGDYNPDQWLDYPEILQKDIQLMKQANINTVTLGVFAWSALEPREGEYHFDWLDDIFDQVAAFDGNVILATPSGGRPQWLSQHYPEVNRTDALGQKHVHGFRHNHCYSSPIYRAKVQEINRKLAERYGKHPALSMWHVSNEYSGECFCDYCQENWRKWLKKKYGSLEAINQAWLMSFWGSTYSDWRQVLPPSPLGEHKVHGMDLDWKRFVTDMTIDFYQAEIEPLREITPDVPVTTNFMAEGQANHDFIPLEGIDYGKFSKYVDIVSWDSYPDWNNNYETIAETAMKSAYVHDQYWSLKQQPFLVMESTPSVVNWDQFNKSKRPGVHILSSMQQIAHGSDSTLYFQWRQSRGNSEKFHGAVVGHDGSTNNRVFREVAEYGRRLAKLNEIKGTIKKTKVAILFDWESNWALKRGGGFGRPTRRYPQTLQEHYAVFWENDIPVDIITVDQDFSKYDLLIAPMLYLMTEATMDKLQAYTTNGGTLISSYFTGMVNETDLLYLGGLPKKLQELFGIDVLELDTLYEDEHNMITFQDKEFATKDYSAILSVKDAEILGNYQQEFYAGTPAVVGKKFGNGQTYYLAARTAIDFLREFYQGIIETLGLKNPLVKNGSPAVSIQIRYDKNDSYIFLMNFSETEQTIELNQALTDVENQGEIPAQLTLKPYEVRIGKI, encoded by the coding sequence ATGGTAAGATTTGATCTAGACCGCCGTTTTTTACACGGTGGAGACTATAATCCTGATCAGTGGCTGGATTATCCGGAGATCTTGCAAAAAGACATCCAGCTGATGAAGCAAGCCAATATCAATACGGTAACGCTAGGTGTCTTTGCGTGGAGCGCGTTAGAGCCTCGTGAAGGCGAATATCATTTTGACTGGTTGGATGATATTTTCGATCAAGTTGCGGCATTCGACGGGAACGTGATCTTAGCCACTCCTAGCGGTGGACGTCCTCAATGGTTAAGCCAGCATTATCCTGAAGTGAATCGGACCGATGCTTTGGGACAAAAGCACGTCCATGGCTTTCGCCACAACCATTGCTATTCTTCGCCTATCTACCGGGCAAAAGTCCAAGAGATCAATCGGAAATTAGCGGAGCGTTACGGCAAACATCCGGCACTTTCTATGTGGCATGTTTCCAATGAATACTCCGGCGAATGTTTCTGTGATTATTGCCAAGAAAATTGGCGCAAATGGCTGAAGAAAAAGTACGGGAGTTTGGAAGCTATCAATCAAGCATGGCTGATGAGCTTTTGGGGCAGTACTTATTCTGACTGGCGGCAGGTTTTACCACCGTCACCGCTAGGAGAACACAAGGTTCATGGGATGGATCTAGATTGGAAACGATTCGTCACTGATATGACGATCGATTTTTATCAAGCAGAAATCGAACCGTTGCGGGAAATAACGCCGGATGTGCCAGTCACCACAAATTTTATGGCAGAAGGACAAGCTAATCACGACTTTATTCCGTTAGAAGGGATCGATTATGGCAAGTTTTCTAAATACGTTGATATCGTCAGCTGGGACAGCTATCCCGATTGGAACAATAACTATGAAACGATTGCTGAAACGGCAATGAAATCAGCCTATGTTCACGATCAGTATTGGTCTTTGAAACAGCAGCCGTTTCTCGTGATGGAATCCACGCCCAGTGTGGTCAACTGGGATCAGTTCAACAAGTCGAAACGACCAGGTGTCCACATCCTGAGTTCCATGCAGCAGATCGCTCATGGTTCTGACAGCACGTTGTATTTCCAATGGCGCCAATCGCGAGGCAACTCGGAAAAATTCCATGGTGCCGTAGTCGGTCACGATGGTTCCACTAACAACAGAGTCTTTCGTGAAGTCGCTGAGTACGGTCGACGTTTAGCCAAGCTCAATGAAATCAAGGGGACGATCAAAAAAACGAAAGTCGCGATTTTATTTGATTGGGAAAGTAATTGGGCATTGAAGCGAGGCGGCGGCTTTGGCAGACCGACACGTCGTTATCCGCAAACTTTACAGGAACATTATGCTGTATTTTGGGAAAATGATATACCGGTAGATATCATTACAGTAGACCAGGATTTTTCTAAATATGATCTATTGATCGCACCGATGCTTTATCTGATGACAGAAGCTACGATGGACAAGCTGCAAGCCTATACGACAAACGGCGGCACCTTGATTTCCAGCTATTTTACCGGTATGGTGAATGAAACAGATTTATTGTATCTAGGCGGATTGCCCAAAAAACTGCAGGAGCTCTTTGGAATAGATGTCTTAGAATTGGATACATTGTATGAAGACGAGCACAATATGATTACATTTCAAGATAAAGAATTTGCGACAAAGGATTATTCTGCGATTCTTTCGGTAAAAGACGCTGAGATCCTAGGAAATTATCAGCAGGAATTTTACGCAGGTACTCCGGCAGTCGTGGGTAAAAAGTTCGGCAATGGGCAAACTTATTATTTAGCGGCGCGGACTGCTATTGATTTTCTGCGGGAATTTTATCAGGGAATCATTGAAACATTAGGGCTGAAAAATCCGTTGGTGAAAAATGGTTCACCAGCAGTTTCTATCCAGATACGTTACGACAAAAATGACAGCTATATTTTCTTGATGAATTTTTCTGAGACAGAACAAACTATCGAATTGAATCAAGCACTGACTGATGTCGAAAATCAAGGGGAGATTCCGGCACAGCTAACCTTGAAACCTTACGAAGTTCGGATCGGCAAAATATAA
- a CDS encoding alpha-galactosidase — MINVIDNQYFHLQNNKISYLFYVMPNQQLGHLYYGQPLGDLSNKDLEYLARKVNKSAGTVKFSADTGQFTLADRGQEYPVYGSSDFKAGALEITEGTTPLYTDFRYKSYRITKGKPRRLHQPTTFGDDGETLSIQLTDEEHQLALTLNYTIFNDHSVIVRNQSITNLGTVPRTVQKMMSGVLELATDDYEFLHLSGAWLKERHITRHALAQGTVSISSLKGASGHQHNPFVALQEKNGTIDHGQVYGAQLIYSGNFIGQAEVDEWSHTRVLMGIHPDYFTWEIGEGESFETPEILLAYSAQGLNGFAQETASFIEKHIIDPQWQNKPRPIVFNNWEATYFDFDHQKLIELAKSGKELGMECFVVDDGWFGKRDDDRSSLGDWTVDERKFPKGIKVFAQEIHQLGLQLGIWFEPEMVSPDSQFYRAHPEWVVRHPFSRISIGRGQYVLDFANPQVVDAIYEQMKKIIQETELDYIKWDMNRNITEAYSAYLNEVGIDQTEFFHRYILGVYRLYEKILTDFPTILIEGCAGGGGRYDLGILFYSPQIWPSDDSDAIERLAIQTGTLLAYPLSTFSNHVSASPNHQVWRQTSLKIRQDVAMFGPLGYELDLNQLTETEKTAIQERIAFYQENRQLLTFGRFYQLATGTDNEVAWAVYDETEQKAIVGFYRILSKPNSAADEFLPLSFLSADQTYQVNDEILSGKILRQIGIRKPYQFNGANPDQAQVQGDFQSYIYQIALAD; from the coding sequence ATGATTAATGTAATCGACAATCAATACTTTCATTTACAAAACAATAAAATCAGCTATTTGTTCTATGTAATGCCTAACCAGCAATTGGGACATCTTTACTATGGTCAGCCATTAGGGGATCTTTCCAACAAGGATTTAGAATATTTAGCACGAAAAGTGAATAAATCAGCGGGGACCGTGAAATTTTCAGCGGATACCGGACAATTTACATTGGCAGATCGTGGGCAAGAATATCCAGTTTACGGCAGCAGTGATTTTAAAGCCGGCGCGTTGGAGATTACAGAGGGAACTACACCTTTATACACGGATTTTCGCTATAAAAGCTACCGAATAACCAAAGGAAAGCCCCGCCGTTTGCATCAGCCGACAACATTCGGCGACGATGGCGAGACCTTGAGTATCCAATTGACAGATGAAGAGCATCAATTGGCTTTGACGCTGAATTATACGATTTTTAATGATCACAGTGTCATCGTCCGTAATCAAAGCATCACCAATCTTGGAACGGTCCCAAGAACGGTCCAAAAAATGATGAGCGGTGTACTGGAACTGGCAACAGACGACTATGAATTTTTGCATTTGTCCGGGGCTTGGTTAAAGGAACGGCATATCACCCGTCATGCGTTAGCTCAAGGAACAGTTTCCATCTCTTCATTGAAAGGAGCATCCGGGCATCAGCATAACCCATTTGTGGCGTTGCAGGAAAAAAATGGGACTATCGATCATGGTCAAGTGTATGGCGCCCAACTGATCTATTCAGGAAATTTCATCGGGCAGGCAGAAGTTGATGAGTGGTCTCATACCCGTGTGTTGATGGGCATCCATCCAGATTATTTTACCTGGGAAATAGGTGAAGGAGAAAGCTTTGAAACACCGGAAATTTTATTGGCTTATTCAGCACAAGGATTGAACGGCTTTGCCCAAGAAACAGCCTCCTTTATTGAAAAACACATTATTGATCCTCAGTGGCAAAATAAGCCTCGTCCGATCGTTTTCAATAATTGGGAAGCGACATATTTTGATTTTGATCATCAAAAGCTGATCGAGTTGGCTAAAAGCGGCAAAGAATTGGGGATGGAATGTTTTGTAGTGGATGACGGCTGGTTCGGCAAACGAGACGACGACCGCAGTTCTCTTGGGGATTGGACTGTGGATGAACGGAAATTTCCAAAAGGCATCAAAGTTTTCGCCCAAGAAATCCACCAGCTTGGACTTCAACTGGGTATTTGGTTTGAACCGGAAATGGTTTCTCCGGACAGTCAATTTTATCGTGCTCATCCGGAATGGGTGGTTCGCCATCCTTTTTCACGGATCTCCATCGGTCGAGGGCAATATGTGTTGGACTTTGCCAATCCACAAGTGGTGGATGCGATCTATGAACAAATGAAAAAAATCATTCAAGAAACTGAGCTGGATTATATAAAATGGGATATGAACCGCAATATCACAGAAGCCTATTCTGCCTATTTGAACGAAGTGGGGATCGATCAGACAGAATTTTTCCATCGCTATATCTTGGGTGTCTATCGGCTGTATGAAAAAATACTGACAGATTTCCCAACGATTTTGATCGAAGGCTGTGCAGGCGGCGGCGGACGCTATGACCTGGGTATCCTTTTTTACAGTCCACAAATTTGGCCCAGTGATGACAGCGACGCCATCGAGCGCTTGGCTATCCAAACAGGGACCTTGCTGGCATACCCCTTATCGACCTTCAGCAACCACGTATCTGCAAGTCCAAATCATCAAGTATGGCGACAGACTTCGTTAAAGATCCGCCAAGACGTGGCGATGTTTGGTCCATTAGGGTATGAATTGGATCTTAATCAGCTGACAGAGACTGAAAAAACTGCGATTCAAGAGAGAATCGCCTTTTATCAAGAAAACCGTCAGCTGCTGACATTCGGCCGCTTTTACCAACTGGCAACCGGTACTGATAATGAAGTCGCTTGGGCGGTCTATGATGAGACTGAACAAAAAGCGATCGTCGGTTTTTATCGAATCTTGTCGAAACCTAATTCAGCTGCTGATGAGTTTTTGCCATTATCATTCTTATCAGCAGATCAAACCTATCAAGTCAATGATGAAATACTTAGCGGAAAAATCTTGCGGCAAATTGGGATTCGCAAGCCATATCAATTTAATGGAGCCAATCCGGATCAAGCACAAGTGCAGGGTGATTTCCAATCCTATATTTATCAAATCGCTCTAGCCGATTGA
- a CDS encoding PTS system mannose/fructose/N-acetylgalactosamine-transporter subunit IIB — protein sequence MGKVVIARVDARLIHGQVMTNLSKSAGANAIFVADDPSAHDAFTKNIILGAGGRTGLKVRVLKEDGAVRYWNDRQYDDYSVILLTKSIEVMAKIIKGGVPIKELNLGGLPQRPGLTPIIKEVSINEEQLKLLQELHDDYDVDVYFQAIPSSKKVSLADAAKEFK from the coding sequence ATGGGAAAAGTAGTAATCGCACGGGTGGACGCTCGTTTGATCCACGGACAAGTTATGACTAATCTATCAAAATCAGCAGGAGCCAACGCGATCTTTGTGGCAGACGATCCTTCTGCTCATGACGCATTTACCAAAAACATCATTTTAGGAGCAGGCGGCCGGACTGGATTGAAGGTACGGGTCTTAAAAGAAGACGGTGCGGTCCGTTATTGGAATGATCGGCAATACGATGATTACAGTGTTATTCTTTTAACAAAAAGCATCGAAGTGATGGCAAAAATCATCAAAGGCGGCGTACCTATCAAAGAATTGAATCTTGGTGGACTGCCTCAGCGTCCAGGTCTGACACCGATCATCAAAGAAGTTTCTATCAATGAAGAACAGTTGAAGCTATTGCAAGAATTACATGATGACTATGATGTAGATGTTTATTTCCAAGCGATCCCGTCTTCGAAAAAAGTATCATTAGCAGATGCGGCGAAAGAATTTAAATAA
- a CDS encoding PTS sugar transporter subunit IIC: MKFVDKLSEKMVPFAQIIANNKYLLSLRDGFMMAFPATMFASIMIIIQNLPTTFGFAKYLPEALNTFLNDFFGPIGNATMSISAVFIVYGIGYHLAGHYKQSQLFAGAISLSSFIMLLPFGQDKAMGGFIPISKLGAEGMFVGILTAIIATEIYCRISAAGLTIKMPDSVPPMISESFVAIIPGAAPLFLFNVIRYLFTFTSWGNAVDFVYEILQKPLMGLGGTLPAVLIAVFFTQFFWWFGIHGTLVVNAVIDPIMSALAIENYEAYKDGAAQLPHIINTTFMGVFVNQGLQLGISITMAFFIARSIRMKKLMKTIIAPAIFNVSEPLTFGLPIVLNPIAFIPWIISPLVSTTISYFAIAIGLVPRPIGATVVWTTPVFLSGWLGTGSVAGAILQLVTVVVMTLIWIPFLLVMDREYLKEEKAQAIENQEEQNAQAETIQPRS; encoded by the coding sequence ATGAAATTTGTAGATAAATTATCAGAAAAAATGGTTCCTTTCGCACAGATCATCGCCAACAACAAATATCTTTTGAGCTTGCGTGATGGATTTATGATGGCGTTTCCAGCGACGATGTTCGCATCCATCATGATCATTATCCAGAACTTGCCGACGACGTTTGGTTTTGCTAAGTATTTACCGGAGGCATTGAATACTTTTTTGAATGACTTTTTTGGACCTATCGGAAATGCCACAATGAGTATCTCGGCTGTTTTTATCGTTTACGGGATCGGTTATCATCTGGCTGGTCACTATAAACAATCGCAGCTCTTTGCCGGTGCTATTTCGCTATCATCATTCATCATGTTATTGCCGTTCGGACAAGATAAAGCGATGGGAGGATTCATCCCGATTTCAAAATTAGGTGCTGAAGGAATGTTCGTGGGAATTTTGACTGCGATCATTGCAACAGAAATTTATTGCCGGATCAGTGCAGCCGGTCTGACCATCAAGATGCCGGATTCTGTACCGCCAATGATCTCGGAATCTTTTGTAGCTATTATCCCAGGTGCAGCACCATTGTTTCTCTTCAACGTGATCCGCTACTTGTTTACTTTTACTTCATGGGGCAACGCAGTCGATTTTGTTTATGAAATCTTGCAAAAACCTTTGATGGGCTTAGGGGGCACATTGCCAGCCGTTTTGATAGCTGTTTTCTTCACACAATTTTTCTGGTGGTTCGGGATCCACGGTACATTGGTAGTCAATGCAGTGATCGATCCGATCATGAGTGCCTTGGCTATTGAAAACTACGAAGCCTATAAAGATGGCGCAGCACAATTACCTCATATCATCAATACGACGTTCATGGGTGTTTTCGTCAATCAAGGTTTGCAATTAGGGATTTCTATCACGATGGCCTTTTTTATCGCTCGTTCGATTCGTATGAAAAAACTGATGAAAACCATTATTGCACCAGCTATCTTCAACGTTTCTGAACCATTGACATTTGGTCTGCCGATCGTTTTGAACCCTATTGCGTTCATCCCATGGATCATCAGTCCATTAGTTAGTACGACGATCTCTTATTTTGCGATTGCGATCGGCTTAGTACCACGTCCGATCGGTGCCACGGTCGTTTGGACAACGCCAGTCTTCTTATCTGGATGGTTGGGAACAGGATCAGTTGCCGGTGCCATTTTGCAATTGGTCACAGTAGTAGTTATGACATTGATCTGGATCCCATTCTTGTTAGTGATGGATCGTGAATATTTGAAAGAAGAAAAAGCACAAGCAATAGAAAATCAAGAAGAACAAAACGCACAAGCAGAAACGATCCAACCGCGGAGTTAA
- a CDS encoding DUF3284 domain-containing protein: MRIDTLSYKYRSRQSAAAMYQSLISEQQKFFQSKDPEITQLQEGTVIHYEIFTKTERLPVPATLTITKLRPNECFQMQTEHTKGIILQTYHFSQETKTEVLYSERNTFDEMRDQFGFLFIGFFYKILYNHGIKKRMRYIEQLCQET; this comes from the coding sequence ATGAGGATAGACACATTAAGCTATAAATACCGGTCTCGGCAAAGTGCAGCGGCAATGTATCAGTCGTTGATTTCAGAGCAGCAGAAATTTTTTCAAAGCAAAGATCCTGAGATCACTCAACTGCAAGAAGGCACTGTCATTCACTATGAGATTTTTACGAAAACAGAAAGGCTGCCGGTGCCGGCGACATTGACGATCACAAAACTGAGACCAAACGAATGCTTTCAAATGCAAACTGAACATACAAAAGGCATTATTTTACAAACCTATCACTTCTCACAAGAAACAAAAACAGAGGTTCTCTATTCTGAACGAAATACGTTTGATGAGATGAGAGACCAATTTGGTTTTCTATTTATCGGTTTTTTCTACAAAATTTTGTACAACCACGGCATCAAAAAACGGATGCGCTATATTGAGCAGCTCTGTCAAGAAACGTAA
- a CDS encoding PTS mannose/fructose/sorbose/N-acetylgalactosamine transporter subunit IIC, protein MSEITVFQALAIAIWVALVMSRSFFGGATTTLRFTPMVTGLVVGIVFGRVADAMVIVAAIQLIYMGVFSPGGQMPSEPAIAAAIAVPVALMGNMKPEAAIGIAVPVGLLGAYLYQFRFFINTFVMQKYGEKYAAEANDRGLTTAIIIIPIIVAFVIFVPFMFVALYFGAPVIADVVSSNSGSIVFHVLEVIGGGLAAIGIAVTVYVIGKKNYIAFFLIAYFMATMLKELNITMVTYAIVGALIAFVYILAKNESASSALANMGGMLNGGSTFDEDDDDY, encoded by the coding sequence ATGTCAGAAATTACGGTTTTTCAAGCATTAGCGATCGCGATCTGGGTTGCTTTGGTTATGTCACGTTCGTTTTTTGGCGGAGCTACAACGACACTGCGTTTTACACCGATGGTCACAGGTTTAGTGGTGGGGATCGTGTTTGGGCGAGTTGCTGATGCAATGGTCATCGTAGCAGCCATCCAATTGATCTATATGGGTGTTTTCTCTCCCGGTGGACAAATGCCGTCGGAACCGGCGATTGCCGCAGCGATCGCAGTACCTGTGGCGTTGATGGGGAATATGAAACCGGAAGCCGCTATCGGGATCGCGGTACCAGTTGGACTGTTAGGGGCTTATTTATATCAATTCCGTTTCTTCATCAATACATTCGTTATGCAGAAGTATGGTGAGAAATACGCGGCGGAAGCAAACGATCGCGGGTTGACTACTGCAATTATCATTATTCCGATCATTGTCGCTTTTGTGATCTTTGTTCCGTTCATGTTTGTCGCACTTTACTTTGGTGCCCCAGTGATCGCAGACGTGGTTTCTTCCAATTCCGGTAGTATCGTTTTCCACGTTTTAGAAGTAATTGGCGGCGGTTTGGCAGCAATCGGGATCGCGGTGACGGTATATGTTATCGGTAAGAAAAACTATATCGCCTTCTTCCTGATCGCTTATTTTATGGCAACGATGCTAAAAGAATTGAACATCACGATGGTAACTTACGCGATCGTCGGCGCGTTGATCGCCTTTGTTTACATCTTAGCGAAAAATGAATCCGCTTCATCAGCTTTAGCAAATATGGGCGGGATGTTAAATGGCGGCAGCACCTTCGATGAAGACGATGACGACTATTAA
- a CDS encoding PTS system mannose/fructose/sorbose family transporter subunit IID — protein MNKVVQTSVDLQPEEITKKDIGIAWLRWYFANEIPHTFDKYLAPSLMWALMPILKKLYKDKKDLGEAYQRHLLFFNTQITWGGGTLTGIMASLEQARAQEVYHDAPITIDDDLIYNTKSGLMGALAGIGDSIDSGTVQYIFIAIALPWAQSGNPLGALFPFFAFVIYQLFLGYYFANLGFKMGRTAASEIVGSKMEGIIEGLSILGLFMMGILAANYVKVSSSLKFSLSGKEFVIQDMLDQIMPGILPLVTVAAVYFFFVKKGMNVTRALIGLTVILGLLAAVGIL, from the coding sequence ATGAATAAAGTTGTGCAAACAAGTGTGGATCTTCAGCCGGAAGAAATCACAAAAAAAGATATCGGAATTGCTTGGCTTCGCTGGTATTTCGCTAACGAGATCCCACATACTTTTGATAAATATTTGGCTCCTTCTCTTATGTGGGCGTTGATGCCGATCTTGAAAAAACTCTATAAAGATAAAAAAGATCTTGGAGAAGCTTACCAACGGCATTTGTTGTTCTTCAACACTCAGATCACATGGGGCGGCGGTACATTGACTGGGATCATGGCTTCCTTGGAACAAGCCAGAGCGCAAGAAGTTTATCACGACGCACCGATCACGATTGACGACGATTTGATCTACAATACCAAATCTGGTTTGATGGGGGCTTTAGCAGGAATCGGTGATTCTATCGATTCTGGGACCGTACAATATATTTTTATCGCGATCGCATTGCCTTGGGCGCAAAGCGGCAATCCATTAGGCGCATTGTTCCCATTCTTTGCATTTGTGATCTATCAATTGTTCCTTGGATATTATTTTGCAAACTTAGGCTTCAAAATGGGGCGGACAGCCGCTTCTGAGATCGTTGGTTCAAAAATGGAAGGGATCATCGAAGGGTTATCGATTTTGGGTCTGTTCATGATGGGGATCTTAGCGGCAAACTATGTCAAAGTGTCTTCCTCTCTGAAATTCTCCTTATCAGGAAAAGAATTTGTCATTCAAGATATGCTGGATCAGATCATGCCGGGGATCTTGCCGTTAGTTACAGTAGCCGCAGTTTATTTCTTCTTTGTGAAGAAGGGAATGAACGTTACTCGGGCATTGATCGGACTGACCGTGATCTTAGGTCTGTTGGCAGCAGTAGGTATTTTGTAA